The Deltaproteobacteria bacterium region GACCGCCCTGAAATCCGTGACGTTAAATGCGTCTTTAGCCGGAGCTTCTACCTCGTAGCCATGGGATGGTGCAGTCTTGATAATCTCCCTAGCCAATTGACCGCCGGACCCTGAGACCAGTATTTTCATCAATCCACCTCATACGCGGAGTCGGGATCGTCTTCATACCGGATCTCATCCACAGGCTCTTTCTTTCCCCAGCCCGCATAAAGCCTGTTGGGAAAATTCAGGACAATACCATCTCCGGAACCGATGTTTTTATAGGCGTGGACGACGCCCGGAGGGATAATCACGCATTTGGGACTTTCCTTTCCGAGAAAAAACACCATGCGGCTTCCGTATGTGGGCGAGTCGGCCCTTGTGTCCCAGAGAACAAGTTTGAACGTCGATGAGTAAAAGGCAAAGTAGTCTGTCTGCTCTTCGTGGGCATGGGGGCCTCGCTGTACGCCGGGTTTAGTCATCGATACGTAAGACATGGCGGGATGCAGGCTTTCATCCATATCGTCCTTTCTAAAAAGCTCACAGAGCCAGCCTCTTTCATCATTGAAAAACCTCAAATCTCTTATCTCAACAC contains the following coding sequences:
- a CDS encoding dTDP-4-dehydrorhamnose 3,5-epimerase family protein translates to MKFKDGEIEGVEIRDLRFFNDERGWLCELFRKDDMDESLHPAMSYVSMTKPGVQRGPHAHEEQTDYFAFYSSTFKLVLWDTRADSPTYGSRMVFFLGKESPKCVIIPPGVVHAYKNIGSGDGIVLNFPNRLYAGWGKKEPVDEIRYEDDPDSAYEVD